In Dama dama isolate Ldn47 chromosome X, ASM3311817v1, whole genome shotgun sequence, one genomic interval encodes:
- the LOC133052502 gene encoding E3 ubiquitin-protein ligase RLIM-like — protein MESSDSDDEEDRVSVRRRDQIDRKAREDDYFRFVSDLSEEDYILMRDNNLLGPLGESTEEELLQRLQLMKENLRQNSDENPERHASDDTSSDDSVLDCLTTSGQTENVTSEQKECLSWGEDSQSSANSDELRFGLERNLDPDDENSNPEDECVASAKFPRREDTEDSQRQVENPQSEPLFTTPSASEQDTMETLMEVPLTRSQRRLRSRSPVYRRTRARTDSWSPPHSRWEFFPSINEDIPSQTFKEPLICENETFSRTGHEETLRQQMPGHELQNRDLTETSKTRNAAHEECDSDTTCSSESWEVMETNLTTPFNLEVERVHCPACSLIDSRISRTQLTSDSLNITTTSESEEEVLQPMLSYSDEGNESASVNTIRNPVHRILNITTVSFPSISWQTMIGFSYSSNLMDSDSNLEHSVSPPSENIERAESPNERHGPSGSESRPGSASNARYNPDLSLIVISDSSPYSISSSASSPILISSSNDEDSETSSLILVENEERILSTGLSETGQERGRMTPIILDDSDSGSSISLDEFLLLNEADPHQTTGLTTTQIDNLPLRYFAENDSHEVCTICITEYTAGNMLRILPCSHEYHSACIDRWLEEHSSCPICRGPVVDPPEADNYM, from the exons ATGGAAAGCTCAGATTCCGACGATGAAGAAGACAGAGTTTCGGTCCGACGCAGAGATCAGATAGACCGAAAAGCTCGAGAAGATGATTACTTCAGATTCGTAAGTGATCTGAGTGAAGAAGATTACATACTTATGAGGGACAACAATTTGCTCGGCCCCCTAGGTGAAAGTACAGAAGAAGAGTTGTTGCAGAGACTGcaattaatgaaagaaaacctACGACAAAACTCAGATGAAAATCCAG AGAGACATGCTTCAGATGATACATCCAGTGATGACTCTGTACTAGACTGCCTTACTACTTCCGGACAAACTGAAAATGTGACAAGTGAGCAAAAAGAATGTCTGTCTTGGGGAGAAGACAGCCAAAGTAGCGCTAATAGTGATGAGCTCAGATTTGGCTTAGAAAGAAATCTTGACCCTGATGATGAAAACTCAAATCCAGAGGATGAATGTGTAGCATCTGCAAAATTTCCCAGGAGAGAAGATACGGAAGACAGCCAAAGACAAGTGGAAAATCCACAGTCTGAGCCACTATTTACAACACCATCTGCATCAGAACAAGATACAATGGAAACATTAATGGAAGTCCCACTGACTAGAAGTCAGAGAAGACTAAGAAGTAGGAGCCCAGTCTATCGGAGAACCAGAGCAAGGACTGACAGTTGGTCACCTCCACATTCACGGTGGGAATTTTTTCCAAGTATTAATGAAGATATACCATCTCAGACTTTTAAAGAACCTCTCATATGTGAGAATGAGACATTTTCTAGAACTGGGCATGAAGAAACATTGAGGCAGCAAATGCCTGGACATGAGTTGCAAAATAGGGATCTTACTGAAACTTCTAAAACTAGGAATGCTGCTCATGAAGAATGTGATTCAGATACAACATGCAGTAGTGAATCTTGGGAAGTGATGGAAACAAATCTAACCACACCCTTCAATCTTGAAGTAGAACGAGTTCATTGTCCAGCATGTTCTCTGATAGACAGCAGAATTAGTAGAACTCAGTTAACATCTGACTCACTGAACATCACTACCActtcagaaagtgaggaagaagtaCTTCAGCCTATGCTTTCATATTCTGATGAGGGCAATGAGAGTGCTTCTGTCAATACCATCAGAAATCCCGttcatagaattttaaatataacaacTGTTTCATTTCCGAGTATATCATGGCAGACAATGATAGGATTTAGTTACTCAAGTAATCTTATGGACAGTGACAGTAATTTAGAGCATAGTGTCTCACCTCCAAGTGAAAACATAGAAAGGGCAGAATCACCAAATGAAAGACATGGACCCAGTGGTAGTGAGAGTCGACCTGGTTCTGCTTCAAATGCTAGATATAATCCTGATTTAAGTTTAATAGTGATCTCAGACTCAAGCCCCTATTCAATTTCTAGTTCTGCATCCAGTCCTATCTTAATTTCTAGCTCAAATGATGAAGATTCAGAAACTAGCTCTCTGATCTTGGTAGAGAATGAAGAAAGAATCTTATCAACAGGCTTATCAGAGACTGGGCAAGAACGTGGACGAATGACCCCAATAATACTTGATGACAGTGACTCTGGGTCCTCCATTAGCCTGGATGAGTTTCTCTTATTAAATGAAGCAGACCCACACCAAACTACAGGCCTTACGACAACACAGATTGACAACTTGCCTTTAAGATATTTTGCAGAGAATGATTCACATGAAGTGTGTACCATTTGCATCACAGAATACACTGCAGGCAACATGCTACGCATCCTTCCATGTTCCCATGAATACCATTCTGCCTGCATCGATCGATGGCTGGAAGAACATTCAAGCTGCCCTATTTGTCGTGGGCCAGTTGTGGATCCACCTGAGGCAGATAATTATATGTGA
- the LOC133052388 gene encoding serine/arginine-rich splicing factor 2-like, with the protein MSYSRPPPNVGDLISLKVDNLTDRISRRTLRRIFERYGPVGDVYIPRDRFTLESRGFAFVRFYDKHHAEEAMDALDGVMLDGRELWVQMARHGRLLDFHQGRRQETPPQGQEGQSHSLRLRRCRRSSTRSRSPCQARSRFSRSKSPSRSCDSSPSSSESRSFSATTSRSRFRSLPPGRKYRS; encoded by the coding sequence ATGAGTTACAGCCGCCCTCCTCCCAACGTGGGCGACTTGATCTCCCTCAAGGTGGACAACCTGACTGACCGCATCTCACGCCGCACCCTAAGGCGCATCTTCGAGAGGTACGGGCCTGTCGGCGATGTGTACATCCCCCGGGACCGCTTCACTCTAGAGTCCCGCGGCTTTGCCTTCGTCCGCTTCTACGACAAGCACCACGCCGAGGAGGCCATGGACGCCCTAGACGGGGTCATGCTGGATGGCCGTGAGCTGTGGGTGCAGATGGCACGCCACGGTCGCCTCCTAGATTTCCACCAAGGCCGCCGCCAGGAAACTCCTCCCCAGGGTCAAGAAGGCCAGAGCCACAGCCTGAGGCTTCGTCGCTGCCGCAGGTCCAGCACCAGGAGCCGATCGCCATGTCAGGCCCGATCTCGCTTCAGCCGCTCCAAGTCTCCATCTCGCTCCTGTGACAGTTCTCCATCATCCTCAGAGTCCAGATCTTTCTCAGCAACCACGTCTAGGTCTAGATTCAGAAGCCTTCCACCAGGAAGAAAGTACAGGTCCTGA